The genome window GATATCGCCAGTTGAAGCAGACATCCTGATCGGGGAtgcgtatatatatgtacttttatACCTCTATTCGTTGACAAATTTTTCCCCCAAAATaccaaaaaatatagaaataaaataaaatgtattggTACGACACATAATTCAAAGACGTAAAAGGTTGTAcaaattatatcgaataaaataagttGAAAATCCTTTTCactcaaatttaatttaaagatttttaaaatatatgtaatatataacatgtgtttaatatattataaagtaaaagTGTTTATATCGTGACTAATTTAGATATTAAAGGAGCAGCcatctctctccttctctctagTAAAACTGTtcacaatgttatataattgCATGAATATGAtgagaacaaataaatacattaGTTTTGCTTGCATCGTAAGAAGATAGGTACGAACAAGAACTCCATCTATCGAATAACGAACGAAACATGGTCTGTCTGAAGAGAACGAGTTAAACAAACCGGAAACGAGAACACGAATTTGGTCCATTTTCCACCTGCATGATACTGTAaacgatatataaattaacattttgatCTGAGGACCGGTGTGGTCGTTTTAATTCATAATCAGGTCCCCAGGCTAATTGCAGGCGAACACGGACCACTTCTGTAGCATGTAGTGTCGAATAATTAATGATCCTTCGTATTGCGCTTTCCTGTATTCAACCAACATTCCTACTTATTCAACTCTACTTGTGTTACAAGAATATTTCGAGAAAACATGAATAAATGATTAAAGTATTCCCTACCGATACTACTTTAAATTTAGATAATAATTTAACctatatcttttaatattcttttatcggAAGATTCTttgtacaaaagaaaaaagaaaaaaaaataaaaaagcaaaaagcagaagagaaaaaagaaaaaaaaaacgtagagCAATGTATGATATTTAACCATGAAAGTATAACTCATAGATTTGTAATttgctttatatttttaattttgatttggtttgtataataccatttttttatataatttgccAGCCGCCACCTATTTGTGCATTGAATAAGGTTGCGTGCTTTCTGTTCCTTCAGTTCTCAATGTCCCAAAATCCTAATAATGTCATAGAGTAAAAGCATATTACGTGATACGCAGGCGCAGAAATAAGTGAAAATAGTAGAGTTACGTGCAACATAAAACTTTAATCAACTGTGGTACAAGTAATCGCATTTGTGATTACactttgtataattatttgtgatatctattacgtatcaacaaACGAATAAATGGGAGAGACAGAAGAAAAGTTTCCTGCTCAATGGGCACTAGATCTTCTTGAACCTACACCTCTAGATCGATCTAAtcatatttttagattttatttagTACCACTTTCTTCGATTGCGTTAACTTCTGCAATGCTAACAAAAAATTGGCTATTAAAAAGACCCCTAACAGCCAGTAcgttgataaaataaattatttttaacataattaACCTCGTAATAACTATAATTcattattagtttatttcGGAGAGATACTAAATATGTTACCATTACACATTATTATGTTAACATTATTATGTTAACATTATTATGTATACTTTCATTTGTTCCGATGACAAAAATAAGGTACTAGAATCACGTTTGAACGAAATGCATTTTAGTCTCCCGCTGTGTGATTTCCCTTTTATAAACTAAAGCAAattactattacaatatataacttAACTTTTGAGTCAAGTAATTGTAATGTaacttatttatatatgatcttgagttcattatttttactacatacatactgatttttaatatactatagtaatgaattaattttgttattatttcataggaaaaatctaatttctttcctttgtaTCGTACATCTAATATTAATGCAGGTGTCATATTATTATCAATCATATTACTAAGTGTATTCAATTTGTAGATAAGCCATACATAGTATTGGCGTCCATAGCTGGTGCTTTATTCGGTTATGGTCTTCATTGGGCATCTGATATAAGATTTGCAAGAAGGGACGAGATAATGAGAGATTATATAATGCGTCATCCAGAACGGTTTCCAGAGCCaagtataaaacattataaatatcttcttttctctttttttttttttttttttaggaaatCTTTATTTCTAAGGATTATCATTGatagaaatgtatttttaatattttagatgtTAGAAAATATGGAGATATTTTCTTACCATGGCAACCAAAGCGTTAAAAGATTGAATTTCAGTCAGAGTTAAAGTAGGTGTTCTttattaataacgaataaacaataaaatacatgACTTATTGTATACTATATTtacctttatttttttataccttTGCTTCTATTTTTAGACGTATAAGATTTAGTACATAAAGCGTTACAGCTTAAATGTTTGCTCCAAAACTATAAAAAGTAACGAACAAACTTTTCCTACGGTCTTTATGATTTTCCAGAGCCTTTTAAATGATAATAGACGAAAgacaaataaatatctttactAATCCCCTAGAAACTGTTAAAAAACGTCCACAGCTTCATGCGTCGAATGAAAATGATTGTTAAAACAAATTCAATACTTGATAAAGCATTCTTTAAAGTTAAGTAcagtaaaaaaaatgtaatgcACACATGCATTACATGCAGTGTGTATAATAGAAACAAACATGTGAAAACAGGAATAAGttacatattgtataaaaatttaattaaagttgGTAAAATGGCTTTGTAGTTCGGAAACATTTCAATTTGTAGTTCtggtaaaagtatattttattgtataagtacattttgttattattaatatttgtaaattttttgaGAACTTATATTGTTTATTTGCCATTTCctctttaatatatttttcatttttatatgtgtatatcGTATATTGCCTTGAACTGCTTCCAAGtagaaaaattttacatttattataaatgttatttatataaacaacAACAAaggagaattaattaaattctttctaATTATCATTCTAGATTTTGaacatttctatttcttctcaggattataattatcattgtACAGTCCAGTTCCTTTTGAATCTCCCAACCAGGGATATTTATTAGGACATTCCCTGCATGTTTCTAAATacctataaatatatttgttattattttaagtttCAAAGTATTAGATACATCTTGATTATATGTACACGTTATTTATCTACTTAGCTATATAGACCTATATTTACCTTGTTGTAGTAAAATTTGATTCTGTAGGTTTGAAATCTAAAGCACATTTGTTTGGATTGTTACATGGCGGTCCAGGaagattttctttctttttacacgACCATCCTTCAAAATTATTCAGAGATTTTATTGGTTTTGGATCAGTTATCCATGTAAGCGCTTGAGTAGCTGTTACAAAGTACACATCGGatctgtaaatataattatttcaataatttataaaaattttctaatacgaaatataaaaaattacatgaCGTATAGGCTATTTTCTGCTTACAGTGTTACTGCCCAATCAAGGAACTTTGACAGTCCACGTTCGAGTTCCTTTATTTGGAACCAGTTAGTATGAAATGGCATCATGTATGGTGCTCTATTTTGTTCGTAATAACGATTAAAATCTTCTTGCAACCACTCA of Bombus fervidus isolate BK054 chromosome 1, iyBomFerv1, whole genome shotgun sequence contains these proteins:
- the Nd-b14.5b gene encoding NADH dehydrogenase (ubiquinone) B14.5 B subunit isoform X2 is translated as MGETEEKFPAQWALDLLEPTPLDRSNHIFRFYLVPLSSIALTSAMLTKNWLLKRPLTANKPYIVLASIAGALFGYGLHWASDIRFARRDEIMRDYIMRHPERFPEPNVKK
- the Nd-b14.5b gene encoding NADH dehydrogenase (ubiquinone) B14.5 B subunit isoform X1, translated to MGETEEKFPAQWALDLLEPTPLDRSNHIFRFYLVPLSSIALTSAMLTKNWLLKRPLTANKPYIVLASIAGALFGYGLHWASDIRFARRDEIMRDYIMRHPERFPEPNVRKYGDIFLPWQPKR